The DNA region CGAGACCATCTCCCACTGGACGCCCTACAAGAACGACATCTCGGTGACCGTTTCCAAGGTGCCGGCCTTCCTCAAGGACATCGACACCATCGTCGAAGCCAACTACCCCGATTTCGAAGTGGTCTGGTTCGGCCACATCGGCGACGGCAACCTGCACCTGAACATCCTCAAGCCGGACGCCTTGTCCAAGGACGAGTTCTTCGCCAAGTGCGCGACCGTCAACAAGTGGGTGTTCGAGACCGTGCAGAAGTACAACGGCTCGATCTCCGCCGAACACGGCGTGGGCATGACCAAGCGCGACTACCTCACCTACAGCCGCTCGGAGCCCGAGATCGCCGTGATGAAGGCCATCAAGGCGGTGTTCGATCCCAACGGAATCATGAACCCCGGCAAGATCTTCAATTGAGCAGGCAGGCGGTGGAGCGATCCCCCGCCTGTTTTGCATCCACACCGTTCAGGAGTCGGTAAATGAGCTATCAGCACCAGTACGTCGACGGCACCCGCATCCATTTCCCCCTCGGCAAGGTCGTGTGCATCGGCCGCAACTACGCCGAGCACGCCAAGGAGCTGAACAACCCGGTGCCCACCGAGCCGCTGCTGTTCATCAAGCCGGCGTCCAGTGTGGTGGCCATCGAGGGCGGTTTCTCCATTCCCGAGGACCGTGGCGTGGTGCACTACGAAGCGGAGATCGCCGTGCTGATCGGCAAGCCGCTGTCGCGCAACCCCAGCCTGGAAGAGGCCCGTGACGCCATCTCCGGCTTCGCCCCGGCCCTGGACCTGACCCTGCGCGACGTGCAGGCCAGGCTCAAGGAGAAGGGCTGGCCCTGGGAAGTCGCCAAGGCCTTCGACGGTGCCTGCGTGCTGGCGCCCTTCGTGCCGGGCGATGCCATCGAGGCGCTCGACGACATCGGCATCCGCCTGACCATCAACGGCGACGTGCGCCAGGACGGCAACAGCCGCGACATGCTCAACCCGGTGCTGCCGCTGCTCCAGGCCATCAGCCAGCACTTCAGCCTGCAGCCGGGCGACGTGGTGCTGACCGGCACCCCCGTCGGCGTCGGTCCGCTGAACAAGGGCGACGCCCTCACCCTGGAACTGGTCGGCCACTCCTCGTTCGACAGCGGCGTCATCTGAGGGGCGCCAGGGAACTTCGGCGGTGGCAGGCGATCTGACTGCCACCAGCCGAAGCCGTAGCCAATGGCCATGTCCTTTCCCCGCCCCAATTTCCGCACCTGCACCCTTCTGGTGCTGTTCGCGGCCTGCGTCGCCTCCATCCGCTACCTGCACCTCGATGACCGCGCCTCCCTCTGGCTCAGCGAACGCAACCTGAGCAAGGGCGAGCGTGCCGCCAGCATCTGGCTGCCGGGCTACAAGGCGGTGCTGCAGGGCAAGCCCCTGGCCGGCCTCGAGAACGACGAGACCTCCGATCTCGCCTACAACCCGGTCACCGGCACCCTGTTCACCGTCACCGGCAAGGTGCCGCAACTGGTGGAGCTGACCCGCGACGGCGACGTGCTGCGACGCATCCCGCTCAAGGGCTTCTCCAACCCCGAGGGCGTGGCGGTGCTGGAAAACGGCAACGTCGCGGTCACCGACGAGCGACGCCGCAGCCTGTCGATCTTCCGCCTCGACCCGCTGACCCGCGAGCTGGACGTAAGCCAGGGCGACGAGTTCGACCTGGGCTTCCCGGATTCCGGCAACAAGGGCTTCGAGGGCATCGCCTGGGACCCCGCCCAGGGCCGCCTGCTGCTGGGCAAGGAACGCACGCCGGAGATGTTCAGCCTGGCCAGCGACGGCAGCCGCCACCTGGAAGGCGCCCTGCGCCCGCTGCCGGGCTACGGACTGGGCATGCGCAACCTGTCGGCCCTCAGCGTCGACCCGCGCACCGGCCACCTGCTGGTGCTCTCCGCGCAATCGAACCTGCTGCTGGAGCTGGACGAGACCGGCGAGCCGGTGAGCTTCATCAGCCTGCTGGGCGGGCTCAATGGCCTGGCCAAGCGCATCCCCCGTGCCGAAGGCGTGGCCATGGACGAGCGCGGCGACATCTATATGGTCAGCGAGCCCAACCTCTTCTACGTATTCCGCAAGTCCGACGACATCGATGGCCCCGAGCGTGGCTGACGCGATTCAGCTTCGCTTAAGGCGCTTTTAAGGCTCGCTTCAGCGCGCGGCCCTAGCCTGATCCCGTCAACCACATCGAACGGGATCAAGCCCATGAACACCAAGTACCTCGCCCTGCTCCTCGCCCCGCTGTTCTCCAACGCCGCCCTGGCCTCCAGTTACACCGGCCCCGGCTCCACGCCCCAGGTCACCACCGTGGCCGCCGCCATGGAGGCCGCCGACGACGCCGCCGTGGTGCTGCAGGGTCAGATCGTCAAGCGCATCAAGGGCGATATCTACGAATTCAAGGACGCCACCGGCACCATCAAGGTCGAGATCGACGACGAGGACTGGCCGCCCCACGCCATCGACGACAAGGCCCAGGTCAAGCTGACCGGCGAGGTGGATCGCGACCTGATGGGGCGCGAGATCGACGTCGAGTTCGTCGAGCGGGTCAACTGATCCAGCCCCTCCCCACAAACGGCCCCATTACGGGGCCGTTTTTCGTTGGAGGATTTCCTCTTCCGAAAGAGAGGATGGCGCCTGCCGGGTACGACCCGACTCACAGGCCGGAACGCCCTCACGCCACGCTCTCGAACCCCTGCAGCACATTGATCGCGTTGATGCCGATCTCCTCCACCGCGTAACCCCCCTCCATCACGAACAGGGTCTGCAGGCCGAGCTGGCCGATGATCTCGCCCATGCGCAGGTAGTCCGGGCTGTCGAGCTTGAACTGCG from Pseudomonas tohonis includes:
- a CDS encoding fumarylacetoacetate hydrolase family protein produces the protein MSYQHQYVDGTRIHFPLGKVVCIGRNYAEHAKELNNPVPTEPLLFIKPASSVVAIEGGFSIPEDRGVVHYEAEIAVLIGKPLSRNPSLEEARDAISGFAPALDLTLRDVQARLKEKGWPWEVAKAFDGACVLAPFVPGDAIEALDDIGIRLTINGDVRQDGNSRDMLNPVLPLLQAISQHFSLQPGDVVLTGTPVGVGPLNKGDALTLELVGHSSFDSGVI
- a CDS encoding SdiA-regulated domain-containing protein, producing MAMSFPRPNFRTCTLLVLFAACVASIRYLHLDDRASLWLSERNLSKGERAASIWLPGYKAVLQGKPLAGLENDETSDLAYNPVTGTLFTVTGKVPQLVELTRDGDVLRRIPLKGFSNPEGVAVLENGNVAVTDERRRSLSIFRLDPLTRELDVSQGDEFDLGFPDSGNKGFEGIAWDPAQGRLLLGKERTPEMFSLASDGSRHLEGALRPLPGYGLGMRNLSALSVDPRTGHLLVLSAQSNLLLELDETGEPVSFISLLGGLNGLAKRIPRAEGVAMDERGDIYMVSEPNLFYVFRKSDDIDGPERG
- a CDS encoding NirD/YgiW/YdeI family stress tolerance protein: MNTKYLALLLAPLFSNAALASSYTGPGSTPQVTTVAAAMEAADDAAVVLQGQIVKRIKGDIYEFKDATGTIKVEIDDEDWPPHAIDDKAQVKLTGEVDRDLMGREIDVEFVERVN